A stretch of Kaistella flava (ex Peng et al. 2021) DNA encodes these proteins:
- a CDS encoding acetyltransferase, translating to MKEISIFGGGAHAKVLIDCLQQEARYEVTTILDDHPAVPHIMNYEVSKRNYTDAYENQSAIISITNGFIRKKIASGLLCDFITTVHPTAIVSPYVRLGFGTQILAGAIVNTGAKIGNHCIVNTGTVVEHDCVISDFVHLAPSTSIGGGTKIGACTQIGIGASVIQNITIGANVIIGAGAVVITDIPDNCTAVGVPAKPIKFHDPQ from the coding sequence ATGAAAGAAATCTCAATATTTGGTGGCGGGGCTCACGCAAAAGTCCTCATCGACTGCCTTCAACAGGAAGCCCGCTATGAAGTCACTACTATTCTGGATGATCATCCTGCGGTGCCTCACATCATGAACTATGAGGTGTCGAAGCGAAATTATACTGATGCCTACGAAAATCAGTCGGCGATCATCTCTATTACCAACGGTTTCATCCGTAAAAAGATTGCTTCAGGATTACTTTGCGACTTTATCACTACGGTTCATCCAACTGCTATTGTGTCTCCCTATGTACGTCTCGGTTTTGGAACTCAGATTCTGGCAGGGGCGATCGTGAATACTGGTGCTAAAATTGGAAATCATTGCATCGTCAATACAGGAACAGTAGTAGAGCATGACTGCGTTATTAGTGACTTTGTGCATCTTGCACCCAGTACCTCTATCGGTGGCGGTACCAAAATAGGAGCCTGTACGCAGATTGGTATTGGCGCCAGTGTTATTCAGAATATCACCATTGGAGCTAATGTTATTATTGGAGCGGGGGCCGTAGTGATTACCGATATTCCTGATAACTGTACAGCCGTTGGTGTTCCTGCAAAACCTATAAAATTTCATGACCCGCAGTGA
- a CDS encoding Abi family protein: MRSGKFYCNLKNLELKKKIAEVYGFPDYKILENFFTAIIRIRNICSHNGVLYDFNQPVNIGKIPHKRYGVKTRNNNNLNASMKLILFILSKISVNRAEEMEQKLIKLFADLDCCEEVQRVIEQKINFDIS, from the coding sequence TTGCGCAGCGGGAAATTCTATTGTAATTTAAAAAACTTAGAACTGAAGAAAAAAATAGCTGAAGTATATGGTTTTCCAGATTATAAAATACTGGAGAATTTTTTCACTGCCATTATAAGAATTAGAAATATTTGTTCTCATAATGGTGTTCTTTATGACTTCAATCAACCTGTTAATATTGGTAAAATTCCCCATAAGCGTTATGGTGTAAAAACTCGTAATAATAATAACCTCAATGCTTCGATGAAACTAATTCTGTTTATCTTAAGTAAGATTTCCGTAAACAGGGCGGAAGAGATGGAGCAGAAATTGATTAAATTATTTGCAGATTTAGATTGTTGTGAAGAAGTACAAAGGGTTATAGAACAAAAGATAAATTTTGATATATCGTAG
- a CDS encoding sugar transferase — MIGKRLFDLFFALLGLILLSGILLLCLLIASIDTQSFGLFVQDRIGQYGKTFRIYKIKSMNGVTQKVTPFGRFLRASKLDEFPQLLNIIFGQMSFVGPRPDIPGYADDLPEQDRLLLNLKPGLTGLASLKYRNEEQVLAMQSNPLHYNDTVIWPDKVRLNNWYAQHRTFAMDLTILCYTFLPFLPFDVEGYVGVKDL; from the coding sequence GTGATTGGTAAACGGTTGTTCGATCTTTTTTTCGCTTTATTAGGCCTCATTTTACTAAGTGGAATCTTACTTCTTTGTTTGCTGATTGCCAGCATTGATACCCAATCTTTTGGTCTTTTTGTGCAAGATAGGATTGGCCAGTACGGCAAAACTTTTCGCATTTATAAAATAAAATCCATGAATGGGGTTACCCAAAAAGTGACCCCATTTGGACGTTTTCTACGTGCCTCGAAACTCGATGAATTTCCCCAGTTGCTCAATATCATCTTCGGTCAAATGAGTTTTGTTGGCCCACGCCCTGATATTCCAGGCTATGCCGATGATTTACCAGAGCAGGACCGACTCTTACTCAACCTAAAGCCAGGCCTTACCGGTTTGGCTTCCCTTAAGTACCGCAACGAAGAACAGGTGCTCGCCATGCAATCTAATCCTTTGCATTATAACGATACGGTCATCTGGCCGGATAAAGTCCGTTTAAATAATTGGTACGCACAACACCGCACTTTCGCGATGGATCTTACAATTCTTTGCTATACCTTTTTGCCATTTCTGCCATTTGATGTAGAAGGGTATGTGGGGGTGAAAGACTTGTAA